In Mycobacteriales bacterium, the following are encoded in one genomic region:
- a CDS encoding TIGR00730 family Rossman fold protein, with product MRRGQVQPTTTDQRLLDTRGPSDWVHTDPWRVLRIQSEFVEGFGMLAELPAAVSVFGSARTKPGHPDYELAERLGGALARAGYPVITGGGPGIMEAVNKGALEAGGLSVGLGIELPFEQGINDYVDIGIHFRYFFARKTMFVKYAIGFCVLPGGFGTMDELFEALTLVQTKKVTSFPVVLLGTSYWGGLVEWLRQSMLTTEKVAREDLDLITLTDDPDEAVRVIRKAEREHPSARS from the coding sequence CTGCGCCGCGGCCAGGTGCAGCCGACGACCACCGACCAGCGGCTGCTGGACACCCGTGGCCCGTCGGACTGGGTGCACACGGACCCGTGGCGGGTCCTGCGGATCCAGTCGGAGTTCGTCGAGGGCTTCGGGATGCTGGCCGAGCTGCCGGCGGCGGTCAGCGTGTTCGGCTCGGCGCGCACCAAGCCCGGGCACCCCGACTACGAGTTGGCGGAGCGGCTGGGCGGGGCGCTGGCGCGGGCCGGCTACCCGGTGATTACCGGCGGCGGCCCGGGGATCATGGAGGCGGTCAACAAGGGCGCCCTGGAGGCCGGGGGCCTCTCGGTCGGGCTCGGTATCGAGCTGCCCTTCGAGCAGGGCATCAACGACTACGTCGACATCGGCATCCACTTCCGCTACTTCTTCGCCCGCAAGACGATGTTCGTGAAGTACGCGATCGGCTTCTGCGTGCTGCCCGGCGGCTTCGGCACGATGGACGAGCTCTTCGAGGCGCTCACGCTGGTCCAGACGAAGAAGGTCACGTCGTTCCCGGTGGTGCTTCTCGGCACGTCCTACTGGGGCGGGCTGGTCGAGTGGCTGCGGCAGTCGATGCTGACCACCGAGAAGGTCGCCCGCGAGGACCTCGACCTGATCACGCTGACGGACGACCCCGACGAGGCGGTGCGGGTGATCCGGAAGGCCGAGCGCGAGCACCCGTCGGCGAGGTCCTGA